The Alphaproteobacteria bacterium genome window below encodes:
- a CDS encoding flagellar basal body P-ring protein FlgI — MTPHFLTGKSFGLRLVSIAVMVLILLVPAQTNATSRIKDIVNVESIRDNMLIGYGLVVGLKGTGDTLGNSPYTDESLIAMLERLGVNTRGGGGINTKNVSAVIVTATLPPFSSQGNKIDVTVSTLGDATSLLGGTLLATPLLAANGDVYAVAQGSVAISGFEAKGSAQTVTRGVPTAGRIASGAIVEKEINFDFNSLERLKLSLKNPDFTTAKRIATSINNRMMEKIADVLDPATVTLRLPRNRDMNTVQLLTDIEQLHVMPDYIAKVVVDERSGIIVMGENVRISTVAIAQGNLTIRVTETQQVSQPNAFSTTGTTEVVDRTNVEVDTNADKKLAVMNGGITLQELVQGLNALGVGPRDMITILQSIKAAGALQADIEVI; from the coding sequence ATGACGCCTCACTTTTTAACAGGAAAATCATTTGGATTAAGGCTTGTATCCATAGCTGTTATGGTCCTGATTCTTCTTGTTCCAGCGCAAACAAATGCCACATCTCGTATTAAAGATATTGTGAATGTTGAAAGCATCAGGGACAATATGCTCATTGGTTATGGCTTGGTTGTTGGTTTAAAAGGAACAGGGGATACCTTGGGTAACTCTCCTTATACTGATGAAAGCCTTATTGCAATGCTTGAAAGACTGGGTGTAAATACGCGCGGTGGTGGCGGTATCAATACAAAGAATGTGTCTGCTGTGATTGTCACGGCAACATTGCCCCCATTTTCAAGTCAGGGGAATAAGATTGATGTCACTGTTTCAACCCTGGGTGATGCAACAAGTCTTTTGGGCGGAACGCTTTTGGCAACACCATTATTGGCTGCGAACGGGGATGTCTATGCTGTTGCGCAAGGATCTGTAGCCATTTCTGGATTTGAAGCAAAAGGCAGTGCTCAAACGGTAACGCGCGGTGTGCCTACAGCTGGACGTATTGCTTCAGGAGCGATTGTTGAGAAAGAAATTAATTTTGATTTTAATAGTCTTGAGCGCTTAAAACTCTCATTAAAGAACCCTGATTTTACGACAGCGAAAAGAATTGCGACATCAATTAATAACAGAATGATGGAAAAAATTGCTGATGTGCTAGATCCGGCGACCGTGACGTTACGTCTGCCTCGTAATCGTGATATGAACACGGTTCAGTTGCTGACAGATATTGAGCAGTTACATGTGATGCCAGATTATATCGCAAAGGTTGTTGTTGATGAGCGTTCAGGGATTATTGTGATGGGTGAGAATGTTCGGATTAGCACCGTTGCAATTGCTCAGGGTAATTTGACAATTCGCGTGACTGAAACACAGCAAGTTTCACAACCAAATGCCTTTTCAACAACGGGAACAACTGAGGTTGTTGATCGAACAAATGTAGAGGTTGATACCAATGCCGATAAAAAATTGGCTGTGATGAACGGCGGTATTACTTTACAGGAGTTGGTTCAAGGACTCAATGCACTTGGCGTTGGGCCCCGCGATATGATTACGATTCTTCAATCCATTAAGGCAGCTGGTGCCTTACAAGCTGACATAGAGGTGATTTAA